The nucleotide window TTTGTGATTAATAAGTGTTTACCCTTACATTTGGTCAGAGTCTCCAAGAAAGTAAGTGACTTCAAAGGGTGCAATGGAAGGAGCAGCGCCAATGCTACCGTAATAATAGAAATATTTGTTCAACTAGGTTAGCACTTACGACCATTGAGAATAGGCGATAAATGTTTGTGAGTCTATTGTAAGATTCGGTTTTGCATAAGTTGTACCTCACCCCTTTCTACATGAAACTAATATAtctttttcattctatttattatttatctttatacaATGAATTTGAGAAGATGAGATTGAATGATGCGAATTAATGATGTGGTGGCTTCCAAAATTTGAGTCTTGCCATGTGTGGTCATCATGGACGGGTTGAGAAGTCCTTGTGCCCTTCCTACGGCACATTTTCATGAGTTTCATATAGGTAGAACAACTCTCCATGATGATTAGGGTGGAACATCTTCAGATTGCCCTCCCTTGATAACACGGGTAGAGAAATTCCAAGGATTGATCATGTGTGGTGTCTTCAAGTCGGTTGACCAAGTAGAAAGATTCTCTGGGTTGATCATGTGTGTAACGAactaaaagaaattcaaatttctttaGACCTTAGAAACATCGTGAAATTCCAAAATGATTTCATGAATTGAGTGAtcgattaggttttagtttgtcagcaTACTCGGAACTCGATCTATTATGGTGATGGAGTTGcctttgaatttaattaaggTGCTTAGGAATATAAGCTTATAAAATGAATTGCAACCATTAGACTCGGAtggatatttaggattttacaatACAATAAAGAGTTTCAAGTTTTACGGAATAATAATAGTCAGGAGTGCCTTTCTATTTAATCAAGGCACTTAGGAGTAGAGTTTCACAAAACGAATTATATCACTAGActtgtatgaatatttaagagtttatagtgcaataaaagtttcaagttttctgagtgaatagtaacccttTGGGAGAGCGCATTGTGGCAACTGGTTCAAACATCTGCCAAATCGCCATGTAGGATGTCTAAATACACTCAAGATCCCTCGAAAGGTTTTTAGTGGACACATGTCACAATCTTAGCCATTCATTTAAAAATCCTTGGACACATGTCAAGAGGAGAACAAAGTGTGATTCAAGCCATGTGATCATGTCTATTACACCAAACGCTATTCTATCCAACCAAATAGTATTTGGTCAATCAAAAGAGAGTTGCAACCTATTTAATTGGTCAATCAAAAGAGAGTTTCAACAAAGACGTTGAAATCCCAAAACTTTGGTAGCCAACCGAAACCCTATATCCTTAAAGGAAACCAAAATCCCAAATTGGTTTCCACACCCTAAACCACTCAGTTTTGATTAAGTGATTTACAaacagaagaaaattaaaaatcaagaaaattaaaaaacttgaaagaataaataatgttataaaactcaaaaacacTGCCAACTTGTATCTTGGTCAGGTTGTACGTGATCTAATAATATACCAAGTACTATCTCTcggtttaaaataataaataaacaaatcttatttttattagcaTCTAGTGTCAAGGAACAAAGTTTAGACAAATTTTCGGATGTCTGAGCTGTATTTTGtacgtattatatataatgaattattttggtatttacAATAGCTTTCAAATTGTCAAGCTCGATCCCAAACATGGTACTGCTTAGTGGCGGAACTATTAATAGACCAGCTGATCAGGAGGCTCCCCCCACCTCCcccacataatttttatttttaaaatccttGGACCATGTTTggttataaaaatttttataaatatttgaaaattcttttgagATTGGAGTTTGACAAAGGAGAGAGtaaagtttaaataatttttatttttgtaatatttgaatttgtaaAAACAGATAGATATAGAGTATGAAATTTAATTGCAAATTAAGGAAGCTTGCTCGCATTATTCTTTAATTCGCCTCATACATGGAAAGAACTAATAGCTAGATGTTTTTCTTCCACCCATATATTAACAAAtccaatataatttattaaatcttaatattgtgtaaaagaaaaagtatttgtgtGTACTATTCAATATACTTTAATGTTCATTTGTCATTAGTAAAACTTTCTGTATTATGTTCATAAGGCTTTCCCAGGATCAAAAGTATGATAAGAGCAATTCAGGACCAAGAAAATGCCGCTAAAGTCATGAATGAACTCGTAGAACGTATTGCAGCGCCATATGAACAAGCAGATCATGGTGGGACGGACCCCAACAAAACGATTAGATCACCTCAGATGGCAGAGGATCCAAAGCAAAAAACTCCAATCATTGGGAGTACTAGTGAAAAAGGTATTCCGGCCCCTATCCTTCTCAACCCTTTTTCATTAGCTGATCGTAAGATTATCTCCAAGTGATCATGTCCAAGGAAATTTGTTTAAAGATAGTGTAGGTCGAAAGCTTTTCTAGACTGCTCATATATTATGCATCAAAGAATGATTAGACATATAGGTAATAGGATCATTgacaatatatattacaagacGTTTATTATGTATATCGTCGATGAAGATTTGTTTTCGCAAGTGGAACTAGTCCTTATTCAAATCATAATCTACTTACaataatgtagagatttataaGGCCTCATAATGTTgagatgacatgacatgagatgagaaatttgtgaatagtagcaacataatttgtgaatattaatgatatagttttatagTACTTAAGATGTTTTAGAGAGtagttttgggaaatgatgatgagagaaaaaaattgaataaaaatattataaaattaaaatcttgttataatataatttttgttttgggatttgaaaaagttataattgtttgtgttttgtgtggaagtttgagaaagttataatgattatataaaaaattaaaaatttgaaattgaaatatatttgtgtttgtagtgtttggatgttgagatgagatgatatatataagatgagatcatcttacaatccaaaccgggccttaGTTGATATTTCTTATACACTTCAAACAGATAGAAAACAGCATATCctaataatatatctatatatggcATGCGCAGGTGTGATAGATAAAATAGTAATATCGACAAgcaataataaaagaaaagaaaaaattagagcTTTATATATACCAATTAAACTACTACTTTAATTAACACATGTACCATCATGATTTATCATGTAGCttatgaaataaatttcaaaagaatgaGGGTTCATATGAAATCATTCTCTTGATTGTGTTGACATGGCATGCACTATGAACTTGTATAGTGAATGCAACAGTCCCACATGGCATGCCACACTAGTACAGTCAGCATTCATCCATTGAGTGTGCTGGCAGGGTAGTGCCACATGGTACGTCTACCTTGTCATAGTGCCACATGGTACGTCTACCATGTCAGCCGGTGATCATATCCATAGGTCCATAAACCATGCACTTATCACATCTCCATATATATTGACTTTGTGGTTTAGGGTCAATGGCAACGTCAGAGGCACCCATACTGATTGCAGCAAAAAATggtattattaaaatgattgaaaagaTCCTTGAAATCTTTCCTGAGGCTGTATATGAGGTGGATTCAGAGAAGAAGAATATAGTGCTATTATCAGTGGAGCATAAGCAATCTCGCGTGTACAAACTCTTACtacagaagaagaaggagagaaTATTATACATGATAGTATGTTTTGGGAAGTAGACAACGAAGGGAACACTGCACTGCATCTTGCTGCGAAGAAAGGAAGTTCTGATTCTTGGCCAGTTCCTGGAGCCGCATTGCAAATGAATTGGGAAATCAAATGGTTTGAGGTATGGCCTCCAAAATATATGCCTACAGGAATTGATCCTCGGACACCTTTGATAGTAATATTCTTAGCTATGCCTGATTGTGCTATATATGATTCCTAAccaaaaattgtttgaaaagAGAGTTACGCCATGTATTCCACACTATCTTTCACAATAATAAGCTCCCTTAATCAATGCAGAATGTAAAAGCATCCCTGCCAAATGGGTTTCGTTTTATCCGCAACAACGCGGGCGAAACCCCAGAGGAGGTCTTCACCAAATCACACAAGGAACTTGTCGGAGAAGGCGGAAAGTGGCTAACCAAAATTTCCAACATAGCATGCCCAGTTGCAACAGGTGTCTTTGTCGCAATTGCTTTCTCCTCGTCACCCAGCGTGGATGTCAAACAACTCGACACTAACTCGATGGAATCTGCATTCAAGGAGTTCTCAATAGCGTCCTTAGTGGCCTCCTGCCTTTCAGTGATAGCAGTGGCAATTTTCATATCAGTCATCACATTGTCTCGCAGTGAAAGGAGTTTTCGCACAGGCCTTAGTACATTGAGTTTGCTTCTCTTGGGGCTAGCTGCCTATCACATATCTGCGGTGGCTGCTTTGACGTATTTCGTTGATGGACGTTTCTTTATTGGTCCAGAGAGATGTGAATTTACCCGTAAATATGGAGCCATTGTTAATAGCGTAGTTTGTCTAACACTAATCGCGATGTCACCATACATTTCTGTGTTTGCAGCATTCATTTCTGGGCCAGCCCGACCCGACAAGAGAACCAGGCAGTATGGAAAGACCCGACCCGACACATTCAGGTCGTGTTAAAACAACAaaaccggattttttttttttttttgcctgtaACTTTCTAGAAGATTCTTATGAACCCATATATATGTAAGTGATGAAAATGTAGTGTACTGCTGTAATGGTAGCTATGTGATTTAAGAACATAGTacgaaaatagaaaatagaaaatagaaaatagactAGCTTTGTATTGCTATGGGATCTTCGAGGGTCCTAACCTCCAAAATAATAAGTTCATACAATAGCTTTTCAAAAGATCCAAAGTGTACTAGCTCTCTTCATCCTTCTAGCAGTCTCTGTAAAAGATTACAGAAGGAATCCTATAActgcttttattctttttcaactaGAAGACAAATAAGTGTGTAACGGATCAGCATCACAACCACATTCTTTCATGATACAATAACAACGTATCACCTTCACAACACTTGACTCCTTCAGTAAACGACACCGTCTCACTCCGGGTCATAACAAGCTCCTCCTCTTaaaagaaccttgtcctcaaggtttagAGCATTGATAGCCTCTTGAATCAAATGGCATGGGAAGCTTTCTAAGGCATTAAGAAACATGTCACCAGAATTTTTTGCTGGAGGTgcacactacaacacaattactttttagtgacggttgggaaattttGACAGTCCCTAAACCTCACTAAagatagatgagatttttttttacgttccaacgtatgtgaaatttacgttcgaacgtcacatatacgttcgaacgttgtggcTGTTTACatgcgaacgtgaaatgttttggcccaaccgttattaattaacatgcgaacgtgaaatgtttgcgccaatgttcgaacgttaaaacatttcacgttcgaacgttaattaataacggtcgaacgtttattgtaaatttaaattaaatatgactttaatttaaaaattatgtgatttttattgtacATAATTTGttaacaagtctaaaaaattgacttgtatatatttatatatacacaatttgtaatatataaatatatatttatgtttatatatatttgaaatgtagtgatttagtattaaagttgaaaaatataacatcaaagaagattaagaattgaaattaaaaaacaatagaaatattcaataatatttttctttacaaatattaaaaataaaatacaaaatttgatagaatgtagtaaacaacagtcagatgataacgttgtcCACGAAAGTTGAACTCcatacctcctcagtcaaggtatcaaccttgtcgttgaggatagttacacaatgggtgagttcggcaacagtcgctgatatagcctcgagcgatcgatcgatcttatgatcgatatgcgcagtcagctgtgagatgaccgcatcaacccaaacaagccgcacatctcctgcagatgtacttggcgtatgctgactactactccccacatgacctggctcaggctgtgTTGGAGGAattagatcctctacaggggtggctgatgtcccctcgcctgtccaatgctacgtcgatgcgtggtcatgtcgagggggctcatctgatctttgacccgctcctctggctgggtcggcactccctgtgcaagtaatagtcggctgattaggacaccatatgggagattatccgtggagacgatgctcgcctcataattaatcctctcaaagatgtacagtggcaaatctataggatcttcatatgccactcgtatcaaaaattgtgcctgAAGCcaactaaatgtggttttacgtgccacaggatcgacatttgttgcaacaataaggtgcagcATACGGAAGAAATatagcagatggttctggttgaaggcgttcttcaaatcgatctgcatgcggtccctcccagtgaggatgtagaaatccttgtctcggtcatcatcccgaacctcgacgccagtatcctcagcctctgactggcctgcatctctggctgatgctggctcaaatggcggccagtagatgatgtagaagtgcctacatcctcacggggtgttgagtgtgcaaatgtctcaactcctcgacaaatcccgaggtgctcgccgatgacatctagtgatacctcaatggaaacactgCGTACAGTCACGATGTGAGAAgatgcatcctgaggcatgtcacacatccccatatagaattcctaaaccattgaggggtataccttccccctcaatgtgcagatatttccaaagcctctactgaggaaaacatctttCAGGTACGTCTGCTGCCGTTTGAGTttgtcgaactcattaattaggatctctcgctctaccataacagtacgagttccgatacgagcagtgtgcgatgtggctccttccctccctcatttcctagtatgcagtgcAAGagtcatatcctgaaaatagaaaaggaaaaaaaattatttacactaatgcatttttttgtgttaattttaagctgctctgcattaacgttcgaacatagcaaaataaacattcgaacgttaagataaaacgttcggatGTTTATTTCATACGTTCGCAcgaaaaataatgtaaataaatttacgttcgaacgtaaaacatatacgttcaaacataagcagtaaataaatattggctaaTGTACGTTTggacgtttatgttatacgttcgaatgtaaatatgaaAGTTCGAatgtcgaagcatgaataaagtagaaaatcactacgttcggacgttataattaaatgtCCGACCGCATGTGAATTTCGtgcgaaagtaaaatactcACATTCAAACGTAtgtcatttaataatatttaaaaagtaatacGTCCGGATgtatacattaaacgtttagacgtaaaattgatgaaaatgacgtccgaatgtaagacaatgaacgttcgaacgtagaagccaTAACGGCTATTTAATTGAAACttcgtacgttcgaacgtcttggtgaaacgttcgaacgtgacgACAtaggctgagtcgactcagccattattgaaaactcaaaaatttctctacaagattctaaatgccgaaatgtcaccgtagaaataaagtatacacttcaagaaaacATTTATatggtgactattcggccaatggcaAGCCAAGGTGACCGAAAAATGGAGTTAaaaatccggccaccacttatctcgttttaaacaaaactcaattcaa belongs to Juglans regia cultivar Chandler chromosome 8, Walnut 2.0, whole genome shotgun sequence and includes:
- the LOC108989216 gene encoding uncharacterized protein LOC108989216, encoding MGSVTLCKSVVNETTGQLGLSFMEARNFKGETPLFRAVLSGKKEVFIFLHKVYQENNLSYNDLSCRNVDDDTILHVAIATKCFDLALEIITLYPKLVHFVNKKGFSPLHVLANNPSAFEFERATMYGFVVTHLAKCFPRIKSMIRAIQDQENAAKVMNELVERIAAPYEQADHGGTDPNKTIRSPQMAEDPKQKTPIIGSTSEKGSMATSEAPILIAAKNGIIKMIEKILEIFPEAVYEVDSEKKNIVLLSVEHKQSRVYKLLLQKKKERILYMINVKASLPNGFRFIRNNAGETPEEVFTKSHKELVGEGGKWLTKISNIACPVATGVFVAIAFSSSPSVDVKQLDTNSMESAFKEFSIASLVASCLSVIAVAIFISVITLSRSERSFRTGLSTLSLLLLGLAAYHISAVAALTYFVDGRFFIGPERCEFTRKYGAIVNSVVCLTLIAMSPYISVFAAFISGPARPDKRTRQYGKTRPDTFRSC